A genome region from Candidatus Falkowbacteria bacterium includes the following:
- a CDS encoding GspE/PulE family protein — protein sequence MSDDMQSIDDLIHSSGTEKPLDEDTLEGKFAKKQNEIKLKDLERLTNARALSAGVLYIDLAGFPISQEALSLIDEKEANEKSVVCFYFDGKKIRLAALDPLSQNVQAKLKELQDKFFIQNGEIYLVSSHSMDHALWLYKSLPKIKAVIEAVEVKAEDLIKFKEELKDYKSLGEKINKVSMSDVIVLIIAAALKVGSSDVHIEAEEQGVVIRLRVDGVLQEAAVMDREKWHRVISRLKALSRVKINIDDKPQDGRFDINTADEKIAVRSSFLPTAFGESVVMRLLRSSSISLSFEALGLMPRVYEVLQNEVDKPNGLVLVTGPTGSGKTTTLYAMINRLNKPGTKIITLEDPVEYELAGINQSQIDESKGYNFASGLRSVLRQDPDIVMVGETRDLETAEIAVRAALTGHLVLSTLHTNDAAGVIPRLLDLGVQPYLLSPALNVIVGQRLVRKLCLKCKAEQTIAKEDEEKIKKILAVISPRANVDVPKELPKVYKAVGCEACNNLGYKGRIGIYEVMTIDQAIKELTAQNAASFKILEQAIENGMVTMLQDGILKVLDGVTSLEEVYEAAGKMEYIDKLYDIVVSKTIGRGLKLTEENMVEGTDLIKNIGEDNGKLLEAHHTNEIINIVMAGGIKAEAGDVHIDPSEDGVKIRYRIDGILHDIASLGREHYIPLLSEIKNTAGFASNIKKPTYDGRFTIYGPDLKIDCRISIIAGGYGETAVIRLLSSQAKSLEMEKLGIGNVSLKIINNSITKTKGVILTTGPTGSGKTTTLYSLLNKLNNSSVKIITIEDPIEYNLEGVMQTQVNTEEGYTFAAALRSLMRQNPNIIMVGEIRDEETAKVAIEAALTGHLVLSTIHANSAAGAISRFVGLGVDKALLSSSIECSIGQRLVRKLCPACKTKDAISPEMEKKIKDILDRIQPLSGVEVPKDYNLYKAVGCDACGKIGYKGRIGIYEAIAMTSDMQKLIQTPTVTETEIEDLALKQGSILMTQDGILKALAGETTLDEVFRVAA from the coding sequence ATGAGTGACGACATGCAATCAATTGACGATTTAATCCATTCAAGCGGTACTGAAAAACCTCTAGATGAAGACACGCTTGAGGGTAAATTTGCCAAAAAACAAAACGAAATAAAACTTAAAGATTTGGAAAGATTAACCAATGCCCGCGCCCTAAGTGCTGGCGTGCTTTATATTGACCTAGCCGGCTTCCCGATTAGCCAAGAAGCACTATCTTTAATTGATGAAAAAGAAGCAAATGAAAAATCAGTTGTTTGTTTTTACTTTGATGGTAAAAAAATTAGATTAGCCGCCCTTGATCCATTATCACAAAACGTTCAGGCTAAGCTAAAAGAATTACAAGACAAGTTTTTCATACAAAACGGTGAAATCTATCTAGTTTCTTCACACAGCATGGATCATGCTCTTTGGTTATACAAGAGTTTACCTAAAATCAAAGCTGTTATTGAGGCTGTTGAAGTTAAAGCTGAAGACCTTATCAAGTTTAAAGAAGAATTAAAGGATTACAAATCACTTGGCGAAAAAATAAATAAAGTCAGCATGAGCGATGTTATTGTTTTAATAATTGCTGCTGCCTTAAAAGTTGGCTCAAGCGATGTGCACATTGAAGCTGAAGAACAAGGCGTGGTTATTCGCTTGCGTGTTGACGGAGTTTTACAAGAAGCCGCTGTAATGGATAGAGAAAAATGGCATCGCGTTATCTCACGCTTAAAAGCTTTATCAAGAGTAAAAATTAACATTGATGACAAACCACAGGATGGTCGTTTTGACATAAACACAGCTGATGAAAAAATTGCCGTTCGTTCTTCTTTCTTGCCAACCGCTTTTGGAGAAAGCGTTGTTATGCGTTTACTACGCTCAAGTTCGATTAGTTTAAGCTTTGAAGCCCTTGGTTTAATGCCTCGTGTTTATGAAGTTTTGCAAAACGAAGTAGACAAGCCAAATGGTTTAGTTTTAGTGACTGGTCCTACGGGTTCTGGTAAAACCACTACGCTTTACGCCATGATTAACCGCTTAAATAAGCCTGGTACTAAGATTATTACCCTTGAAGATCCTGTTGAATATGAGCTGGCTGGCATTAACCAAAGCCAAATTGACGAAAGCAAAGGCTATAACTTTGCTTCTGGCTTGAGGTCAGTCTTGCGCCAAGACCCTGACATTGTCATGGTTGGTGAAACACGTGACCTAGAAACCGCTGAAATCGCCGTTAGAGCTGCTTTAACCGGCCACTTGGTCTTATCAACACTACACACGAACGACGCCGCAGGAGTGATTCCTCGTCTCTTGGACCTAGGCGTTCAACCTTATCTTTTGTCACCAGCTTTAAACGTTATTGTTGGTCAGCGCTTAGTTAGAAAGCTTTGCCTAAAGTGTAAGGCTGAACAAACTATTGCCAAAGAAGATGAAGAAAAGATAAAAAAAATTCTGGCTGTTATAAGTCCACGCGCTAACGTTGACGTACCAAAAGAATTACCAAAAGTTTATAAAGCTGTTGGCTGTGAAGCTTGTAACAACCTAGGTTACAAAGGACGTATTGGTATTTATGAAGTCATGACAATTGATCAAGCCATCAAAGAGTTAACTGCACAAAATGCGGCTAGCTTTAAAATTCTAGAACAAGCGATTGAAAACGGCATGGTCACAATGTTACAAGATGGTATCTTAAAAGTTTTGGACGGTGTTACCTCTTTAGAAGAAGTATATGAGGCGGCTGGTAAAATGGAATACATCGACAAGCTTTATGATATCGTTGTTTCAAAAACTATTGGTCGTGGTCTTAAGTTGACCGAAGAAAACATGGTTGAAGGAACTGACTTAATTAAAAACATCGGTGAGGATAATGGAAAATTATTAGAAGCTCATCACACCAATGAAATTATAAATATTGTCATGGCCGGCGGAATTAAAGCTGAGGCAGGTGACGTTCACATTGATCCTAGCGAAGACGGTGTTAAAATCCGCTATCGTATTGACGGCATTTTGCATGACATAGCATCCTTAGGACGCGAGCACTATATTCCATTGCTATCTGAAATTAAAAATACAGCTGGCTTTGCTTCAAACATCAAGAAGCCAACTTACGACGGTCGCTTTACAATTTATGGACCTGACTTAAAAATTGATTGTCGTATTTCTATTATTGCCGGTGGTTATGGAGAAACAGCTGTTATTCGTTTGCTATCATCTCAAGCCAAGAGCCTGGAGATGGAAAAACTCGGCATCGGTAACGTCTCCCTAAAAATTATTAATAACTCCATTACTAAAACCAAGGGCGTAATCTTAACAACCGGTCCAACTGGTTCTGGTAAAACTACAACCCTCTATAGCCTGTTAAATAAATTAAACAATTCCAGCGTTAAGATTATTACGATTGAAGATCCGATTGAATATAATCTTGAAGGCGTGATGCAAACTCAAGTTAATACTGAAGAAGGCTATACTTTTGCTGCTGCCTTGCGCAGCTTAATGCGTCAGAATCCAAACATTATCATGGTTGGTGAAATTCGTGATGAAGAAACTGCCAAAGTTGCTATTGAAGCCGCTTTAACCGGTCACTTGGTTTTGTCCACAATTCACGCCAACAGCGCCGCGGGTGCTATTTCTCGCTTTGTTGGTTTAGGCGTAGACAAGGCACTATTATCTAGCTCTATTGAATGTTCAATTGGTCAGCGCTTAGTTAGAAAACTCTGCCCAGCTTGTAAAACAAAAGATGCTATTAGTCCTGAGATGGAAAAGAAAATAAAAGACATTCTTGATCGTATTCAACCATTAAGTGGCGTTGAAGTTCCAAAAGATTATAATCTCTATAAAGCCGTTGGTTGTGATGCTTGTGGTAAGATTGGCTACAAGGGCCGAATTGGTATTTACGAAGCTATTGCTATGACTTCTGATATGCAGAAGTTAATCCAAACTCCAACCGTAACTGAAACAGAAATTGAAGACCTAGCTCTAAAACAAGGTTCAATCTTAATGACTCAAGACGGCATTCTAAAAGCTTTGGCCGGAGAAACGACATTAGACGAAGTTTTCCGCGTTGCCGCTTAA
- a CDS encoding YfcE family phosphodiesterase — MKIAIISDVHDNTPYLRSFFAAEKFAVLLICGDVGNIDTINLIAELFSGKIYFVFGNADTFDKKDIPKNIINLGESGIIELDHKKIGLCHEPRKIVETRHGVSLLKQKPQIIFYGHTHKPWLEEKENVLLINPGSLGQTPSTYAVWDTGRATPELIRTEI, encoded by the coding sequence ATGAAAATTGCCATTATCTCCGATGTGCACGATAACACTCCTTATTTAAGGAGTTTTTTCGCTGCCGAAAAATTTGCTGTTTTATTAATCTGTGGTGATGTAGGCAATATAGATACAATCAATTTAATTGCAGAATTATTTTCAGGTAAAATTTATTTTGTCTTTGGTAATGCTGATACTTTTGATAAAAAAGATATTCCAAAAAATATTATTAACCTAGGAGAATCAGGAATCATAGAATTAGATCACAAAAAAATTGGTCTCTGTCATGAACCACGTAAAATTGTAGAGACACGCCATGGCGTGTCTCTACTCAAACAAAAACCACAGATTATTTTTTATGGCCACACGCACAAACCCTGGCTCGAAGAAAAGGAAAATGTTTTATTAATTAATCCAGGCAGCCTAGGACAAACACCATCGACTTACGCGGTATGGGATACAGGGCGGGCGACGCCGGAACTAATTAGAACAGAGATTTAA
- the uvrA gene encoding excinuclease ABC subunit UvrA encodes MTNTPPKNSKKSSREISKNLIRVQGARVHNLKNISIDIPRDKLVVITGLSGSGKSSLAFDTIYAEGQRRYVESLSAYARQFVGLIDKPDVDLIEGLSPAISIDQKSTSHNPRSTVGTVTEIYDYLRLLFARIGIPHCPNCHLKVKPYSIDEIIHQMIDLCLDEEVIILAPIIKDKKGEHKSVVPSIKRAGFGRVRFDGTIYSLEEFEDLNVDKQKRHSLEIVVDRVTVNKDKSDVSRLTEAVEKSLDLGEGIMYIWQVKKEALKIFSRLLACPNCGLTIMEPEPHHFSFNSPHGACADCSGLGTKLEVDPELVFNERLTIAQGGIKPWVHNNINGQMWLSRQLGLAAQDYGFDLNTPISELNAKQRGMILHGTTPKDTTSFEGIVPNLMRRYEQTESDYIRKEIESYMRILICPACDGQRLKAESLAVKVAGHSIHEVTVKSIEEARDFFVALDANKDLTAREKKISIQIVKEIKMRLNFLLNVGLDYLTLSRSAGSLSGGEAQRIRLATQIGSALMGVLYILDEPSIGLHQRDNDKLIETLKDLRDLGNTVIVVEHDAATMEASDYIIDIGPGAGEHGGTIVAAGTPAEIKKSTKSLTGQYLSGKKSIPVPSKYRAGNGHAIKIIGAIEHNLKNINVEIPLGKLVAITGVSGSGKSTLVTDILAKALNKKFYHAKDMPGKHDHIEGLEQLDKVIDIDQSPIGRTPRSNAATYTGLFTPIRDLFSALPEAKIRGYQPGRFSFNVVGGRCESCSGDGIIKIEMQFLPDVYVECDVCHGQRYQREVLEIHYKGKNISDVLNMTVEEAMAFFKHIPLIHQKLATLFEVGLGYIKLGQSATTLSGGEAQRIKLATELSRRPTGQTLYILDEPTTGLHFEDIRRLLTILQRLVDRGNTVMIIEHNLDVIKSVDWIIDLGPEGGNKGGEVVALGTPKEVAKNKRSYTGKYLVGLM; translated from the coding sequence ATGACAAATACCCCTCCTAAGAATAGCAAGAAAAGTTCACGAGAGATCTCAAAAAATCTTATTCGGGTTCAAGGCGCCAGGGTTCACAACCTAAAAAATATCAGTATTGATATTCCACGAGACAAATTAGTAGTTATTACTGGTTTGTCTGGTTCAGGTAAATCATCCCTCGCTTTTGATACTATTTATGCTGAAGGTCAACGTCGCTATGTTGAATCTTTATCAGCTTATGCTCGTCAGTTTGTTGGCTTGATTGATAAACCTGATGTTGATTTGATTGAAGGTTTGTCGCCAGCAATTTCAATTGACCAAAAATCAACTTCACATAATCCCCGCTCTACCGTTGGAACCGTAACTGAGATTTATGATTATCTGCGTTTGTTGTTTGCTCGTATTGGTATTCCACATTGTCCAAATTGTCATTTAAAAGTTAAGCCATATTCAATTGATGAAATTATTCATCAGATGATTGATCTTTGTCTTGATGAAGAAGTAATTATTTTGGCACCAATTATTAAAGATAAAAAAGGTGAACACAAATCAGTTGTGCCAAGTATTAAGCGCGCTGGTTTTGGTCGCGTGCGTTTTGATGGTACGATTTATTCCTTAGAAGAGTTTGAAGATTTGAATGTTGATAAACAAAAACGTCATAGTTTAGAAATTGTAGTTGATCGCGTGACGGTTAATAAAGATAAGTCCGATGTTTCTCGTTTAACTGAAGCAGTTGAAAAATCACTTGATTTAGGCGAGGGCATAATGTATATTTGGCAAGTTAAAAAAGAAGCTTTAAAAATATTTTCTCGTCTTTTAGCATGTCCAAATTGTGGTTTAACAATCATGGAACCAGAGCCACATCACTTTTCTTTTAACTCTCCTCACGGCGCCTGTGCCGATTGTTCAGGTCTTGGTACAAAATTAGAAGTTGATCCAGAATTAGTTTTCAATGAAAGATTAACTATAGCTCAAGGCGGCATTAAACCTTGGGTGCATAATAATATTAATGGCCAGATGTGGTTGTCGCGCCAATTAGGTTTAGCGGCTCAGGATTATGGCTTTGATCTTAATACTCCAATTAGTGAATTAAACGCCAAGCAGCGCGGCATGATTCTCCATGGTACGACTCCAAAAGATACGACCAGCTTTGAAGGCATTGTGCCTAATTTGATGCGCCGCTATGAGCAAACTGAGTCAGACTATATTCGCAAAGAAATTGAAAGTTATATGAGAATTCTTATTTGTCCGGCCTGTGATGGACAAAGGCTTAAGGCTGAAAGTTTAGCGGTTAAGGTCGCGGGGCATTCAATTCACGAAGTAACGGTTAAATCAATTGAAGAAGCTAGAGACTTTTTCGTGGCGCTTGATGCTAATAAAGACTTAACAGCGCGCGAGAAAAAAATCTCGATTCAGATTGTTAAAGAAATTAAAATGCGCCTTAATTTCTTACTTAATGTGGGCCTAGATTATTTAACTTTGTCACGCAGTGCTGGATCATTGTCAGGTGGTGAGGCACAACGTATTAGATTGGCCACTCAAATTGGCTCAGCTCTAATGGGCGTTTTATATATTTTAGATGAACCATCAATTGGTTTACACCAAAGAGATAATGATAAGTTAATTGAAACTTTAAAAGATTTGCGAGATTTAGGTAATACTGTAATCGTCGTTGAACACGATGCTGCCACTATGGAAGCTAGTGATTATATTATTGACATTGGGCCTGGCGCTGGTGAACACGGCGGAACAATTGTGGCTGCTGGAACTCCAGCCGAAATAAAGAAATCAACCAAGTCTTTGACTGGTCAATATTTGTCAGGTAAAAAATCAATTCCAGTACCAAGTAAGTATCGCGCTGGTAACGGACATGCTATAAAAATCATAGGTGCGATTGAACACAATTTAAAAAATATTAATGTTGAAATTCCACTTGGGAAATTAGTAGCGATTACCGGTGTGTCTGGTTCTGGAAAATCAACTTTAGTGACTGATATTTTAGCTAAGGCTTTGAATAAAAAGTTTTACCATGCTAAAGACATGCCTGGTAAACACGATCACATTGAAGGCTTAGAGCAATTAGATAAAGTAATTGATATTGATCAGTCACCAATTGGTAGAACGCCGCGTTCTAATGCCGCAACTTATACTGGTTTGTTTACACCAATCAGAGATTTATTTTCGGCACTGCCTGAAGCAAAAATTAGAGGTTATCAACCAGGTCGTTTTTCTTTTAACGTGGTTGGTGGTCGCTGCGAATCTTGCTCGGGCGATGGAATAATTAAAATTGAAATGCAATTTTTGCCTGATGTTTATGTTGAATGTGATGTTTGCCATGGTCAGCGTTATCAGAGAGAAGTTTTAGAAATTCATTATAAGGGCAAAAATATTTCTGATGTTTTGAATATGACAGTTGAAGAAGCCATGGCCTTTTTCAAACATATTCCTTTAATCCATCAAAAGCTAGCCACTCTATTCGAAGTTGGCTTAGGCTATATTAAACTCGGCCAATCAGCCACGACTTTATCAGGCGGTGAAGCGCAGCGTATTAAATTAGCCACTGAACTATCACGTCGTCCAACTGGTCAGACTTTATATATTTTAGATGAACCAACCACCGGTCTACACTTTGAAGATATTCGTCGCTTGCTAACTATTTTGCAACGCTTAGTTGATCGTGGTAACACGGTTATGATTATTGAGCATAACTTAGATGTAATTAAGTCAGTTGATTGGATTATTGACCTCGGCCCTGAAGGCGGTAATAAGGGCGGTGAAGTAGTCGCCTTGGGGACGCCGAAAGAAGTAGCGAAAAATAAGAGAAGTTATACGGGGAAATATTTGGTGGGATTGATGTAA
- a CDS encoding HU family DNA-binding protein — protein sequence MNKAALIEKISDETHIAKRQVEEVVDKMVDIIVNQLKNGSKVSLVGFGAFEARTRHTRGGVNPQKPNERIQIPEVKVAKFKTGKTLKDALKGKF from the coding sequence ATGAACAAAGCAGCTTTGATTGAAAAAATTTCTGATGAAACTCATATTGCCAAAAGACAAGTAGAAGAAGTTGTTGATAAGATGGTTGATATTATTGTTAATCAATTAAAAAATGGTAGTAAGGTTAGCCTAGTAGGCTTTGGTGCTTTTGAAGCCAGAACCAGACACACTCGAGGTGGTGTTAACCCTCAGAAGCCTAATGAAAGAATTCAAATTCCTGAAGTCAAAGTCGCTAAGTTTAAAACCGGAAAGACTTTGAAAGATGCCTTAAAAGGTAAATTTTAA
- the secG gene encoding preprotein translocase subunit SecG, producing MTIDPRLTQIAQIVVSVLLIVVILLQNRGTSLSGIFGGSSNVFQTKRGVEKVLFITTIVLAVLFFGLSVVRLFAS from the coding sequence ATGACTATTGATCCACGCCTTACTCAAATAGCTCAGATAGTAGTTTCAGTTTTACTTATCGTAGTTATTCTTTTACAAAATAGAGGAACAAGCTTATCAGGAATTTTTGGTGGTTCAAGCAATGTCTTTCAAACTAAAAGAGGTGTTGAAAAGGTTCTCTTTATTACAACAATTGTTTTAGCTGTCCTTTTCTTTGGACTATCAGTTGTTCGTTTGTTTGCATCATAA
- the rplT gene encoding 50S ribosomal protein L20 gives MPRVKRGTTHVKKRRKLLKKTKGYKWGRKKLIKQAKTAVLKAGVNAYVDRRNKKRTRRALWQIKISAFMKAHDLSYSKFIGMLKKADVVVDRKILADLAVNHPVVLENIIKKVNK, from the coding sequence ATGCCTAGAGTAAAACGAGGAACCACCCATGTAAAGAAGCGCCGCAAGCTTTTGAAGAAAACCAAGGGCTATAAATGGGGTCGCAAAAAACTTATTAAACAAGCCAAAACTGCAGTCTTGAAAGCTGGTGTTAATGCTTATGTTGATCGTCGCAATAAAAAGCGAACCCGTCGTGCCTTGTGGCAGATTAAGATTAGCGCATTTATGAAAGCTCATGATTTGTCATACTCTAAGTTTATTGGCATGTTAAAAAAAGCTGATGTAGTTGTTGATCGCAAGATTCTGGCTGATTTAGCAGTTAATCATCCAGTTGTCTTAGAAAACATTATTAAAAAAGTTAATAAATAG
- the rpmI gene encoding 50S ribosomal protein L35: MPKIKTHKATVKRFTKTKTNKLIRRKSGQDHFNSRESGKTVRNKRRDVSVHKSDSKNIMSFIPYN; encoded by the coding sequence ATGCCAAAGATAAAAACACACAAAGCGACAGTAAAAAGATTTACCAAAACTAAGACAAATAAGCTTATTCGTCGTAAGTCTGGTCAGGATCATTTTAATTCTCGCGAGTCAGGTAAAACTGTACGAAATAAGCGCCGTGATGTAAGTGTTCACAAGAGTGACTCTAAGAACATCATGTCTTTTATTCCTTATAATTAG
- the infC gene encoding translation initiation factor IF-3, with protein MRRTHRKPKNQEPQKTFRINRAIHAPIVMLIDDEGTFRGEMPVADAIALAEENELDLVEVNPTANPPIVKIADYGQFKYEREKKAQKQKVQLRKSEIKGLRLSIRIGDHDLNVRSEQAKKFLSKGDKLRLELQLRGRERQHPELARQMVDKFLGILRADPEFSIVVEEGLTSQGGKFTMVVINKKS; from the coding sequence ATGCGTCGAACACATCGCAAACCGAAAAATCAAGAACCGCAAAAAACTTTCCGTATTAATCGGGCTATTCATGCACCGATTGTTATGTTGATTGATGATGAGGGAACTTTTCGTGGTGAGATGCCAGTCGCTGATGCAATTGCCTTGGCCGAAGAAAATGAACTTGATTTAGTAGAAGTAAACCCTACCGCCAACCCACCAATTGTAAAAATTGCTGATTATGGACAATTCAAATATGAACGCGAGAAAAAAGCTCAGAAACAAAAGGTGCAATTAAGAAAGAGTGAAATCAAGGGCTTGCGTTTATCAATTAGAATTGGTGACCATGATTTAAATGTTCGTTCAGAGCAGGCTAAGAAGTTTTTGTCTAAAGGAGACAAGCTTCGCCTTGAATTACAGCTTCGCGGCCGAGAAAGACAGCACCCAGAATTAGCTCGTCAGATGGTTGATAAGTTTCTCGGTATCTTAAGAGCCGACCCAGAATTCAGTATCGTGGTTGAAGAAGGCTTGACAAGCCAGGGTGGAAAGTTTACTATGGTAGTAATTAACAAAAAAAGCTAA